One window of the Candidatus Chryseobacterium colombiense genome contains the following:
- a CDS encoding M13 family metallopeptidase, giving the protein MKKLNIGILAFSGLVFLNSCGTTKTAETQKPETMKDVVVEQVKKEEVKEEGLNLSYMDKTVRPQDDFFSYVNGNWVKTTQIPSDKASWGSFNALRENVDDASLDILNKILSESYPAGSEGQKIQNLYASFMDTSKRNAEGLAPIKGDLAKIDAIKNLNDLQKYLLEATKLGDNSFYGWRVGADMKNSNMNAVYLGGPDLGLGRDYYQKVNEANTKTLAEYQSYVGKLFGVLGYKNSESAAKNVVDFEKQLANYLLTLEQNRDANLRYNPKNVSELPALVKNVNLPKYLKEAGVNTDRVIIGELKYYQNMDSFLTQKNLPLLKDYLKYHLINGNASNLDENLEQIRFDFYSKYLQGQKEQRPMNKRGLSLVNSVLGEAFGKLYVEKYFTPEAKAQMETYIDYILKSFKQHINDMDWMSPETKVKAQEKLSKFTVKIAYPDKWKDYTQLKVESPKTGATLYSNLQNVSAWQYQRNLDKVGKPVDKTEWGMTPQTVNAYYSGSNNEIVFPAAILQPPFYNPKADAAVNFGGIGAVIGHEISHGFDDSGSRFDGDGNLNNWWTDADRKNFDAKVGQLAAQYSSYEPVKGSFVNGKFTSGENIGDLGGVAVAYDALQMYLKDKGNPGLISGFTQDQRFFMSWATVWRTKATDQYMVNQVKTDPHSPGVFRAFGPLVNQDAFIKAFDIKPGDKMYKAPQDRIKIW; this is encoded by the coding sequence ATGAAAAAGCTAAATATTGGAATACTTGCCTTTTCGGGTTTGGTATTTTTAAATTCGTGTGGAACGACAAAGACTGCTGAAACTCAAAAACCAGAAACAATGAAAGACGTTGTTGTAGAACAGGTGAAAAAAGAGGAAGTAAAAGAAGAAGGACTCAATTTATCTTATATGGATAAAACGGTGCGTCCGCAGGATGATTTTTTTAGCTATGTGAACGGAAATTGGGTGAAAACGACTCAGATTCCTTCAGATAAAGCGAGTTGGGGTTCTTTCAATGCGTTGAGAGAAAATGTAGATGATGCTTCTTTGGATATTTTAAACAAAATTTTATCCGAATCCTATCCTGCAGGCTCCGAAGGCCAGAAAATCCAGAATCTGTATGCTTCTTTTATGGATACAAGTAAAAGAAATGCAGAAGGATTAGCTCCTATTAAAGGAGATTTGGCAAAAATTGACGCCATCAAAAACCTTAATGATCTTCAGAAATATCTGCTAGAAGCAACAAAATTAGGAGATAATTCTTTCTACGGATGGAGAGTTGGTGCAGATATGAAGAATTCTAATATGAATGCAGTTTATCTTGGCGGTCCGGATCTAGGTTTGGGAAGAGATTACTATCAGAAAGTAAACGAAGCCAACACAAAAACCTTGGCAGAGTACCAGTCTTATGTTGGGAAATTATTCGGAGTTTTGGGATATAAAAATTCTGAATCAGCTGCGAAAAATGTCGTTGATTTTGAAAAACAATTAGCTAATTATTTACTGACACTTGAGCAGAACAGAGATGCCAATTTAAGATACAATCCAAAAAATGTATCAGAATTACCTGCTTTGGTAAAAAATGTAAACCTTCCTAAATACTTAAAAGAAGCCGGTGTAAATACAGACAGAGTAATCATTGGTGAATTGAAGTATTATCAAAATATGGATTCGTTCCTGACGCAAAAGAATCTTCCGTTGTTAAAAGATTATCTCAAATACCACTTAATAAATGGTAACGCGAGTAATCTGGATGAAAACTTGGAACAAATCAGATTCGATTTCTACTCTAAATATCTTCAGGGACAGAAAGAACAGCGCCCGATGAACAAAAGAGGTCTTTCTCTGGTAAACAGTGTTCTGGGTGAAGCCTTCGGAAAATTATATGTTGAAAAATATTTTACACCTGAAGCAAAAGCTCAGATGGAAACATATATCGACTATATTTTGAAGTCGTTCAAGCAGCATATCAATGATATGGATTGGATGTCTCCGGAAACAAAAGTAAAGGCTCAGGAAAAACTGTCAAAATTCACTGTGAAAATTGCTTATCCGGATAAATGGAAAGACTATACCCAGTTGAAGGTGGAATCTCCAAAAACGGGGGCAACTTTATATTCCAATCTTCAGAATGTTTCCGCTTGGCAATATCAGAGAAATCTGGACAAAGTAGGAAAACCGGTTGACAAAACAGAATGGGGAATGACGCCGCAAACTGTAAATGCATACTATAGCGGATCTAATAACGAAATCGTTTTCCCTGCAGCCATCCTGCAGCCGCCTTTCTACAATCCTAAAGCAGATGCAGCCGTTAATTTTGGTGGAATTGGTGCAGTTATCGGTCACGAAATTTCTCACGGATTTGACGACAGTGGTTCAAGATTCGATGGAGATGGTAACTTAAATAACTGGTGGACGGATGCAGACCGTAAAAACTTTGACGCCAAAGTAGGGCAGTTGGCAGCACAGTACAGCAGCTACGAACCGGTAAAAGGAAGCTTTGTGAACGGGAAATTTACAAGTGGAGAAAATATCGGAGACTTGGGAGGTGTTGCCGTTGCGTATGATGCATTGCAAATGTATCTTAAAGATAAGGGAAATCCTGGATTAATCAGCGGTTTCACTCAGGATCAGAGATTTTTCATGAGCTGGGCAACAGTTTGGAGAACAAAGGCAACAGACCAGTACATGGTGAACCAGGTAAAAACAGATCCACACTCGCCGGGAGTTTTCAGGGCATTTGGTCCACTGGTAAATCAGGATGCATTTATTAAAGCATTTGATATAAAACCGGGAGATAAAATGTATAAAGCTCCTCAGGACAGAATAAAAATTTGGTAA